A window from Plectropomus leopardus isolate mb chromosome 3, YSFRI_Pleo_2.0, whole genome shotgun sequence encodes these proteins:
- the zgc:77486 gene encoding AN1-type zinc finger protein 5 yields MAQETNQTQVPMLCTMGCGFYGNPRTNGMCSVCYKEHLQRQQGGGRSSPPGEKAATSPAGSPGSAGVTVESTTPEPSTEVAGTPPEEQTTSPSSPSPVTQQMTAMSISQDSGAVDSDRAEAEEGEEEGTSNSSEPVEEAAQALSDSDQTPDKNKKKNRCFSCRKKVGLTGFDCRCGNLFCAIHRYSDKHDCPYDYRSAAAARIRKENPIVVAEKIQKL; encoded by the exons ATGGCTCAGGAGACCAATCAGACGCAGGTGCCAATGCTTTGCACTATGGGATGCGGTTTCTATGGTAACCCCCGCACCAACGGCATGTGCTCGGTCTGCTACAAGGAACACCTGCAGAGACAACAGGGAGGGGGGCGATCCAGCCCCCCAGGAGAGAAAG CTGCTACATCACCGGCAGGATCACCAGGGTCAGCTGGTGTCACTGTGGAGAGTACAACCCCAGAGCCCAGTACAGAGGTGGCAGGGACCCCACCTGAGGAACAAACAACCAG TCCCAGCTCTCCCAGCCCAGTAACCCAACAGATGACAGCTATGAGCATCTCCCAGGATTCGGGAGCTGTAGACTCTGATCGAGCGGAGgctgaggagggagaggaggagggtaCTTCCAACAGCTCAG AGCCAGTGGAGGAGGCAGCACAGGCTTTGTCTGATAGTGACCAAACTCCggataaaaacaagaaaaagaaccGCTGCTTTTCTTGCCGGAAGAAAGTGGGCCTTACTG GTTTTGACTGTCGCTGCGGCAACCTGTTCTGTGCCATTCACCGTTACTCTGACAAACACGACTGTCCCTACGACTACCGGAGTGCAGCTGCTGCCCGCATACGCAAGGAGAACCCCATCGTGGTGGCTGAGAAAATTCAGAAGTTATGA